A window of the Capricornis sumatraensis isolate serow.1 chromosome 9, serow.2, whole genome shotgun sequence genome harbors these coding sequences:
- the CD320 gene encoding CD320 antigen isoform X1 encodes MNGWVARGLSRRAAALGLGLRVLLGFGLCLETAPTPIQTWSPTQAPGPSAGSCPPTDFQCRSDGRCVPLIWRCDVDQDCLDGSDEEECGTEVPNVSPSPCDIMDDCPDRNKSLLNCGPQPCPKGELCCLLDGLCIPTTWLCDGHRDCSDYSDELGCGNKTHQEGRTMSMGTPATLENVTYLRNATVTTEDWDSVQSGNRSGYGIIAAVVLSVSLAAGILFALSRLCAQGSLDPLGLLVFVKGSLQPERKTSVL; translated from the exons ATGAACGGCTGGGTGGCTCGGGGTCTATCGCGGCGTGCTGCGGCCCTAGGCCTGGGGCTGCGGGTACTGCTCGGCTTCGGGCTGTGCCTGGAGACCGCCCCAACTCCGATCCAGACCTGGTCCCCGACCCAGGCCCCAG GCCCCAGCGCAGGCTCGTGCCCGCCCACCGACTTCCAGTGCCGGAGCGATGGCCGCTGTGTGCCCCTCATCTGGCGTTGCGACGTTGACCAGGATTGCCTTGATGGCAGTGATGAAGAGGAGTGCG GTACTGAGGTACCCAATGTCAGCCCCTCCCCTTGTGACATCATGGATGACTGCCCTGACCGcaacaagagtcttctcaactGCGGGCCCCAGCCCTGCCCGAAAGGCGAGCTGTGCTGCCTGCTGGACGGTCTGTGTATCCCAACCACATGGCTCTGCGATGGGCACCGGGACTGTTCTGACTACAGCGATGAGCTTGGCTGCG GAAACAAGACCCACCAGGAGGGGAGGACCATGTCCATGGGGACTCCTGCGACCCTGGAGAATGTCACTTATCTCAGGAATGCCACAGTCACCACCGAGGACTGGGACTCCGTTCAGTCTGGAAACCGAAGTGGTTATGGGATTATTGCAGCTGTAG TGCTCAGTGTCAGTCTGGCTGCTGGCATCCTGTTTGCGTTGTCCCGGCTCTGTGCCCAGGGATCCCTGGACCCGCTGGGGCTGCTGGTGTTCGTGAAGGGGtcactgcagccagagaggaAGACCTCGGTGCTCTGA
- the CD320 gene encoding CD320 antigen isoform X3: protein MNGWVARGLSRRAAALGLGLRVLLGFGLCLETAPTPIQTWSPTQAPGPSAGSCPPTDFQCRSDGRCVPLIWRCDVDQDCLDGSDEEECGTEVPNVSPSPCDIMDDCPDRNKSLLNCGPQPCPKGELCCLLDGLCIPTTWLCDGHRDCSDYSDELGCGNKTHQEGRTMSMGTPATLENVTYLRNATVTTEDWDSVQSGNRSGYGIIAAVAVLSVSLAAGILFALSRLCAQGSLDPLGLLVFVKGSLQPERKTSVL from the exons ATGAACGGCTGGGTGGCTCGGGGTCTATCGCGGCGTGCTGCGGCCCTAGGCCTGGGGCTGCGGGTACTGCTCGGCTTCGGGCTGTGCCTGGAGACCGCCCCAACTCCGATCCAGACCTGGTCCCCGACCCAGGCCCCAG GCCCCAGCGCAGGCTCGTGCCCGCCCACCGACTTCCAGTGCCGGAGCGATGGCCGCTGTGTGCCCCTCATCTGGCGTTGCGACGTTGACCAGGATTGCCTTGATGGCAGTGATGAAGAGGAGTGCG GTACTGAGGTACCCAATGTCAGCCCCTCCCCTTGTGACATCATGGATGACTGCCCTGACCGcaacaagagtcttctcaactGCGGGCCCCAGCCCTGCCCGAAAGGCGAGCTGTGCTGCCTGCTGGACGGTCTGTGTATCCCAACCACATGGCTCTGCGATGGGCACCGGGACTGTTCTGACTACAGCGATGAGCTTGGCTGCG GAAACAAGACCCACCAGGAGGGGAGGACCATGTCCATGGGGACTCCTGCGACCCTGGAGAATGTCACTTATCTCAGGAATGCCACAGTCACCACCGAGGACTGGGACTCCGTTCAGTCTGGAAACCGAAGTGGTTATGGGATTATTGCAGCTGTAG CAGTGCTCAGTGTCAGTCTGGCTGCTGGCATCCTGTTTGCGTTGTCCCGGCTCTGTGCCCAGGGATCCCTGGACCCGCTGGGGCTGCTGGTGTTCGTGAAGGGGtcactgcagccagagaggaAGACCTCGGTGCTCTGA
- the CD320 gene encoding CD320 antigen isoform X2 produces the protein MMPSNHLILCHLLLLPSIVPSIRVFSSPSAGSCPPTDFQCRSDGRCVPLIWRCDVDQDCLDGSDEEECGTEVPNVSPSPCDIMDDCPDRNKSLLNCGPQPCPKGELCCLLDGLCIPTTWLCDGHRDCSDYSDELGCGNKTHQEGRTMSMGTPATLENVTYLRNATVTTEDWDSVQSGNRSGYGIIAAVAVLSVSLAAGILFALSRLCAQGSLDPLGLLVFVKGSLQPERKTSVL, from the exons atgatgccatccaaccatctcatcctctgtcatctcctcctcctgccctcaatcgttcccagcatcagggtcttttcca GCCCCAGCGCAGGCTCGTGCCCGCCCACCGACTTCCAGTGCCGGAGCGATGGCCGCTGTGTGCCCCTCATCTGGCGTTGCGACGTTGACCAGGATTGCCTTGATGGCAGTGATGAAGAGGAGTGCG GTACTGAGGTACCCAATGTCAGCCCCTCCCCTTGTGACATCATGGATGACTGCCCTGACCGcaacaagagtcttctcaactGCGGGCCCCAGCCCTGCCCGAAAGGCGAGCTGTGCTGCCTGCTGGACGGTCTGTGTATCCCAACCACATGGCTCTGCGATGGGCACCGGGACTGTTCTGACTACAGCGATGAGCTTGGCTGCG GAAACAAGACCCACCAGGAGGGGAGGACCATGTCCATGGGGACTCCTGCGACCCTGGAGAATGTCACTTATCTCAGGAATGCCACAGTCACCACCGAGGACTGGGACTCCGTTCAGTCTGGAAACCGAAGTGGTTATGGGATTATTGCAGCTGTAG CAGTGCTCAGTGTCAGTCTGGCTGCTGGCATCCTGTTTGCGTTGTCCCGGCTCTGTGCCCAGGGATCCCTGGACCCGCTGGGGCTGCTGGTGTTCGTGAAGGGGtcactgcagccagagaggaAGACCTCGGTGCTCTGA